Below is a genomic region from Alkalinema sp. FACHB-956.
CAATTTGGTATAAGATTCTTTTTCTCCATCCTTTACGTCAGGGCACTGCCCGATCGACTACAACTCCTAGTAGATAGTGAAAATTTGCAATGGCAACGGTACGCCTAGAAAACTTAGTTCGTCACTTTCCGGGCGGATCGCAGGTGGGAGAAGTCAGTTTTACCATCCCCGATGGGCAGTTTTGGGTCTTGGTGGGGCCTTCGGGTTGCGGCAAGTCTACGATTTTGCGAATGCTAGCGGGATTGGAAACACCAACGGGAGGAGATCTGTATATCGCCGATCGACGGGTCAATGACGTTCCGGCTCGGCAGCGGGATGTGGCGATGGTCTTCCAAAACTATGCCCTCTATCCCCACATGACCGTGCGGGAGAATTTGTCCTTTGGCCTCAAAATGCGTCAAGTTGACCCCGCGACGATGCAAAGCCGCGTGCAGGAAGTGGCGGAAATTCTGGATATTACAGCATTACTCGATCGCAAGCCGAAACAACTCTCCGGTGGGCAGCAGCAGCGGGTCGCATTAGGTCGAGCGATCGCGCGCAATCCCCAGCTATTTTTATTAGATGAGCCGTTGTCGAATCTGGATGCGCAGTTACGGGATGACACCCGCACAGAACTCAAACGGTTGCACCAAACCCTAGGCATTACAACGGTATACGTCACCCACGACCAAACGGAGGCGATGACGCTGGCGGATCAAATTGTCGTGCTCGATCGCGGGCAAGTCCAGCAAATTGGCGATCCACAAACGATCTACAACCAACCCGCCAATCGCATGGTGGCGACCTTTCTGGGGAGTCCCCCGATGAATATTTTGTCCGCTCAGTATTGGGGCGATCGTTGGCAGGTGGAGGGGCAATCGTTCACGCTGGGGGAACTTGGACAATCGCCAGCACTGCCGGAAACGTTGCGATCGGGACAGACCTACGATCTAGGCATTCGGCCAGAATATCTCGCAATCAATGCGACAAATCCCCATGTCTACGCCACGATCGAAGTGATTGAGCCCCTGGGTCGGGAAACCTTGGTGCGGGTGCGGGTGGGCAATCTTGCATTGATGTTGATTGTACCGATCGGTCAGTCCCTGCAAGTGGGCGATCGCTTACCCATTACCCTCGATCCCAATCAACTCTTTATCTTTGACCCCGAAACGGGCGATCGAATTTACCCAGCGGCATAACCTCAGACCTTCTGGAATGAACCTCAACTTAATCCAAGCTTGATTTCTTCCCAGAAAATTGAACGGTTGCAATGCTCGATACCCTTGGGCGACTAGCGATTCCAATGGGAATGCGATGCCCGATCGCGTGCCAGATCATAAAGTGGCTAAACGAGGGTAGTCAATCGTACAAGGTTGAGAACCTGAGGTGAAATGCTGGCAGAACGCTCGATCGGGAAGTTGGAATTACAAAAATGACGCATTGTGGGCTGCAAAAATACGACATCACTCACCTAACCCAATTGCATTAGTGGCATACCAAAGCTGGAAATTACAACGTTGTTCCGCACAATTGGAAGGGCAAATGACGCGATCTGGATAAATCATTCAGAAAACGTCTTGCATAACATGTCTCTCTGACTCTTTCTGAGTATCTCTCTGAGTATCTAGGTGTATCTGCCAAGAGTTCAATTTGTAAGGAGATCGAAACGATGATTAGACCTCTTTCCGTTGGCGTGGCAGGTGTTTTACTGACAGTGGGCACATCCCTGGGTGTAGCGGCCCATGCCCGATCGACTGCAACGGTGGCTCCCGCGCCCCAGGCATCAACGACGATCACTCCCACATTACAAGCTGATATGGCTTCTTTAGTGGAAGCCCAACAGCCCCTCCGCATTGCTCAGACGACTTCAACTGCGCCCACGACGGCCTCTTTGGAGCAAGCGGTATTCAATCAAATTAACGCCTATCGTAAGAGCCAAGGGTTGGCTCCTTTAGTACTCAACAGTACGATTACAACCCAGGCCCGCATCCATAGCCAAAATATGGCCAATAAAACCGTTCCCTTCGGCCACCAAGGGTTTGATCAACGGGTGAAGGCGATCGGTACGGTGATTCCTTGGAGTGGTGCGGCTGAAAACGTGGCTTACAACTATGGCTATTCAGATCCGGCAACGCAAGCGGTACAAGGCTGGCTCAAGAGTTCGGGCCACTTGCGGAACATTCGCGGTAACTTTGATCTCACTGGCATTGGGGTGAGCCGTAATGCGAAAGGGGAAATCTACTTCACCCAGATTTTCATTAAGAAGCGCTAACCCGATCGAAATTTTTCGACTAGATTTTTCGACTAGATTTTTCGACGAGGTATTGGTCACGTGTGTATCCCCAGCATGAATTTCGGCTAATTGGCTTGTTTCTGTCTGTCCTTATGTAATATAAAACCTCCTCTCCGATGTTGGATGGGGAGGTTTTTTAGTGGATGAATGCGTTATGAACGCGATCGTGTTTACGGAACCCCATGAATGTTTAGTAAATGTTCGATCTGGCAGCCCATGCCATGGGGACATTAGGGAGAGCCACCGAGCCTCCAATGAAATTATTCTAAAGTTATAATAAATATACCTTCAAGACTAATTTGTAGATCTACTTTAGAAAATCTACTCTAGTCTAGAATGTAGTTTTCATAAGCTTTTGCTCCATCTGTAATAGTTGAAAAAGCATTGTAATTGAGATTGATAATTCCCACGAGAACGGACATAACAAATTATCAAAATTTTTCTTGTAGGTCAGATATCAAAGTGGCTTAATTTTGATTGACGAGACGTGCTTTTCAGGTGCTGTTGTAAAAATTTGATCAATGTCACTTATTCAGACTTTGAAATCATTGCAATTAACCCTTTACAGAGATAGGAAATGCATAAATCGAATGTGTCAATTGAATTAATGTCATAGGTATTTGCTAATTTTCAGCGTTTTCCATAATGATTGTTAGGGCAAGCGACACGAGCAAAATGAATGCAAGTTGAACTTAATGATTGTCAGTCGTCTTGCACAGTATCTTTCTGACTCAGCATTTCTGACTCAGCATTTGAGGTGTATCTGCCAACAGTCCAATTTTTAATGAGATCGAAACGATGATTAGACCTCTTTCTGTTGGCGTGGCAGGTGTTTTATTAGCAATGGGTACATCTCTGGGCGCAGCTGCTCAGGCCCGATCTATGACAACGGTGGCTCCTGCGCCCCAGGCATCAACGACGATCACTCCCACATTACAGGCTGACCTAGCCTCTTTGCTGGATGCACAGCAACCAGTTCGCATTGCTCAAGCGGCCCCTGCGCCCACAACTGCTGCTTTGGAGCAAGCCGTTTTGAATAAAATCAATGCCTATCGTAAAAGTCAGGGGTTGGCTCCGTTAACGCTTGATAGCCGGATTACGGCGCAGGCCCGTCTCCACAGCCAAGATATGGCAAATAATCGCGTTCCCTTTGGCCACCAGGGCTTTGACCAGCGGCTTAAGGTGATTGGGGCGGCGATTCCTTGGAGTGGTTCCGCTGAAAACGTCGCTTGGAACCAAGGTGCGGCTGATCCGGTGGATAAAGCGGTGCAGGGTTGGCTGAACAGTCCTGGGCACCTGCGGAACATTCGCGGGGATTTTAATCTCACGGGCATTGGTGTGGTTAGAAATGCGCAAGGCCGGATTTACTTCACTCAAATCTTTATTAAGCAATCGTCCCAGAAGCCAGTTCCTGGAACCAGTCCCACGACTCCTCCCCCCGGTGCCTCGATCGAAGTGTTGGAGAAAGCCGTCTTTGATCAGATCAATGCCTATCGCCGCAGCCAGGGCTTAGCTCCGTTCCTGCTCGATAGTCGGATTACGGCGCAGTCCCGTCTCCATAGCCAGAATATGGCGAGCAATAAGGTACCCTTTGGCCACGATGGATTCTCCCAACGAACCCAGGCCATTGGCAAGGTGATTCCTTGGAGCAGTACTGGCGAAAACGTTGCCTGGAATCAAGGCTATACCGATCCAGTAACGGCAGCGGTTCAGGGTTGGCTGAAGAGTCCCGGCCATCTGCGCAATATTCGTGGTGACTTTAATCTCACGGGCATTGGCGTAGCTAAAAATGCTCAAGGCCGGATTTACTTCACCCAGATTTTCATTAAAAAGCGCTAGATCAAGGGGGCTAGATCCAGCGATCGAACTTGATATCCCCAGTATTTTTTAGCGTTACATAAAACCTCCTCTCCAGTGTTGGA
It encodes:
- the ugpC gene encoding sn-glycerol-3-phosphate ABC transporter ATP-binding protein UgpC gives rise to the protein MATVRLENLVRHFPGGSQVGEVSFTIPDGQFWVLVGPSGCGKSTILRMLAGLETPTGGDLYIADRRVNDVPARQRDVAMVFQNYALYPHMTVRENLSFGLKMRQVDPATMQSRVQEVAEILDITALLDRKPKQLSGGQQQRVALGRAIARNPQLFLLDEPLSNLDAQLRDDTRTELKRLHQTLGITTVYVTHDQTEAMTLADQIVVLDRGQVQQIGDPQTIYNQPANRMVATFLGSPPMNILSAQYWGDRWQVEGQSFTLGELGQSPALPETLRSGQTYDLGIRPEYLAINATNPHVYATIEVIEPLGRETLVRVRVGNLALMLIVPIGQSLQVGDRLPITLDPNQLFIFDPETGDRIYPAA
- a CDS encoding CAP domain-containing protein, which encodes MIRPLSVGVAGVLLTVGTSLGVAAHARSTATVAPAPQASTTITPTLQADMASLVEAQQPLRIAQTTSTAPTTASLEQAVFNQINAYRKSQGLAPLVLNSTITTQARIHSQNMANKTVPFGHQGFDQRVKAIGTVIPWSGAAENVAYNYGYSDPATQAVQGWLKSSGHLRNIRGNFDLTGIGVSRNAKGEIYFTQIFIKKR
- a CDS encoding CAP domain-containing protein; amino-acid sequence: MIRPLSVGVAGVLLAMGTSLGAAAQARSMTTVAPAPQASTTITPTLQADLASLLDAQQPVRIAQAAPAPTTAALEQAVLNKINAYRKSQGLAPLTLDSRITAQARLHSQDMANNRVPFGHQGFDQRLKVIGAAIPWSGSAENVAWNQGAADPVDKAVQGWLNSPGHLRNIRGDFNLTGIGVVRNAQGRIYFTQIFIKQSSQKPVPGTSPTTPPPGASIEVLEKAVFDQINAYRRSQGLAPFLLDSRITAQSRLHSQNMASNKVPFGHDGFSQRTQAIGKVIPWSSTGENVAWNQGYTDPVTAAVQGWLKSPGHLRNIRGDFNLTGIGVAKNAQGRIYFTQIFIKKR